TTTGACACATTTGTATAACCAAAGACTGGCAACATCACTccattttaaatgttctgccataGGATCCAATTTGGCAGGAAATATGATCACTATTTTACGGCACAAAAGGgttgcattttcttttcagaCAGAGAAGAAACCTTTATATTTTCTAATAATGGAAAGCTCGAAAGACTACAATGAAGCAGTAAGGTAGAGTGTGTATCTATTCTAGATTCACATGCTTCCTTTTAGCAACAGGAAGCAATAGACTAATAGAAACATCAGTACACACTGAATATTTCCAGATGTTCCTCCATCAGACAAACATCTCCTTGTTGACCCACATGAGTGTGCGCGTGTCGTTGGGTTTGCACTCATACTCGATGCTGTTGAAGCTGTTTCCCCACTGGCAGTGGTCCCTTTTGTTGTAGTTGTAGTACTTCACCTGCCACACCGTTTCAAACAACCCGGCCTCTGTGAACTGAAGGAGAAACACGTGCACTGATGAGTACATGAGTGGACAgatgggaaaacacacacacataaaaaacccTTGTAGACACACACCATATCATCATTTGAAAAATCATGTGAAGGTGAAATGGAGAAGAAGCATACTGACTGGACAgatgaacatacacacacacacacacagacacacacacacacacacgcacaaacgcCAAGGGGTGTAAACTGGACATATGGGTAGGATACATGCACGTCATGTTAACCAGATCAAATTATGTATGTAAGAATActttttgctctctttctcctaagaagattaaaaaagaagctaaaaacatacatatttCAACATTTACTGTACCTCAGACAGCAGTGCTTTCATTCACCAGGAACTACAACAGCTGCTTCCTTCCTTTACATCTGTGTATTGCTTTTAGCGGAAGGGATTTGCACACTGAACACCTGGAACTcatgttgtggtttgtgtttgaaCCAAATGGAAATACACATCTCATAAAGATGGGTAGAACTGTGTGGTTTGACAGtggcgtgtgtttgtgtatcagAGATGTTAGTGTCTGTATCCCTTGTCAGAACTACTTTACCACCATTCAGTCTTTAACCTAGAACAGGCTGAGACACAGTTGTGGAAGAATTTAGCTTGTCTCTCAAAACTTTCTGACTTCCCCTCATTGCTCATTggtgtattaaaaaaatagttttgggAAAACAATTAACAGAAGAATAAACTATGTCTGGATTCACAAATGAtagtttgtgtcttttcttaAGATTTTTTCATTTGGCCTGATTCTTTTGTccaagacaacaaaatgtacGAATGAAGGCTTTTGAGAATAAGTGCCTCAACGCACTCTTCCACCTGACACACATGTCACATGGCTTGCAGGTGCATGAAGTAACATAAGTGCctcacttgttttcttttttgagaAAGAGCTAGTGAAGGttcaagagagagggagggagaaagagagagagagagtttgtaCTACAGAATCAACTGTAGCTACCTATCCATAACACCTCAACACATTTACATCCCTGCTACTACCACTGCCCATATTACTAATTGTCGTTGTctgttgtggttgttttgaggttctgttgtttcctgttttattttgtagtagtcTAGTTCTGTCTTGTCTGGttttgtttcctgtcttgtgttttcctgcctTTGTGATTCTCGgccccaccctgatgtgtttcacctgtagGAGCCTCGTGTCACTTGCCTCTCGTTTCTCCTCATTATcttgtgtatttattgtctgtGTTGTATTTGTCCCGTGTGGGATCATTGTATGACGCTGTCCTGTCTCTGGATTTATTCGTCTTGAGTTCCCTGTAGTTTTGTTTCCTGCCTGGATTACTTTTGTTGTATGTTTTCGCTAGCCTATCCCCGGGACACctcttgtttgttgtttgttttacgtctggacattttttgtttcagtttttgttaaataaatcttCTCTGaactgcatttgggtccaagcctcGCCGTTACCCCTGACGAGCCGTAACAACTAATATCCCACAAACTCTTGCTCTGCCTCAAACTTGAGTATGATGGCCTGATCTTGATACCTTTTCTCCTGATATGTATtgttctgtattttcttttctctttgtattttgtttgttgttttgttaaatgtgttgtCTAATCGTGGATGTGCTGTATATTTTTGTCTCTAAAGATCTCAAGGGGTTATTTCCAACTTTATCATTTAACCTTGTGCGAATCAGTGAAACTGAGAATTTAAAAGTTGGAGTTATCGACAAACTAAATTTAAACATATCTTTGGTTGGTTGATGGTCTCAGCATTATGTTGGATCATGGAAAAGATTGGTTTTTAGATGTGTTCTGTCATTGTTTCCGTTTTTATTCTCCCCTAAAAACAAGGCTTGTTTCCATTTGACTTTgagaaaatactgtaaaagCAATACATTATCAAAAAAATCCTGAACACTTCCTGGctataaaattacttttgaatGTTGGATTAATCCTGTTTCGGCCTCCAGACGTAAACTTAGTTTTCTGCACTGTGTACAGTACATCCGTACCTGTATGTTGATTTGAACTGGTTGTCTCTCTCCACTCTTGGTGTGCGCCACCCCTTCTGTGTCGTATTGGCCAGTGTAGACCACTGACTGCGGGTCTTTAGACTGCTGCTCCAGGGGGAAGGTCACGGCACCCACACTCATCGAGCTGCAGACAGACCACAACACAACGGACTATAAacattcttaaaaataaaaggttCATGCAAGACCACAGAAGACAGGCCTTGGCATGAATGAAAGGATGTTACATTGATAACACTTACCACATGttaataaaacaagacaagatgCATTTAGTGAAATAGCATAGGTATGCAGCTGTGTTTCATGAGCACGACCCAAATTAAATACATCTCCAAAGCATCATCACGTGTGACCTATTTTTACATCGGGTGCTCATTCAGACATGTTTCACAGCCTGATATGTAGATGTTCAACACTAATCCTTATTTGGATATGGAAGTACAATCAGACATTACATAATCATGAACTATAGGCGAATCACAAGAGGGTTGTGACACAAAACCCAACCCTGGAAAACTACTAATCTGCGTCGGATTTGACAGCAGCCAATTGGGGTTTATGTTGCGTTCGTGTGCTTTTCGTGAAATCGTACCTTTGAGTGTTACACTTGGGAAAAAAGGACTTGTTGAGTGCTTAGTCTAAGTACAGGACTTCTGGTCACACATAATATCACAAAGATATTGTAGTGTGATACGTTGAACAAAATGTTCAAGGACATTTGCAagtgatattttattttctgcagTTTGGAAATCACGAAAACCTCTAAACTACTTCATTTGCGGTGGACATGTAACTACCCAAATGTCCTACTGTCTACGAATGCATCCTTAAAATCTGCATTTGCCTTCTGTTCAGGTCATCACCATCATTGCATGCCAGGAACGAGCCTCATCCTTGACGCTTTAATTTACCATCaataatttcaatttcaattcataTGTAGCCTAAGCCACTCTGTGTTATTAAGAGGGAAAACTATAGTGTTCGTATAGGCATATGAATAAAGCGTGTATatatgtaggctatatatagGCAATGAATAAAGCAGACCAATTCattttgtaaagtaaatataGGCCTATTTTACCGAAACAACTGAAGAAacattttacagaaaatatGAACAAAAATATCCCGTAGTAGGCTATAGGGTAATAGGCTACCGCTACTACAATCCAAGTAATAATCCAATCATCCAACAATTTACCAAAAGGAATATTGGAACAATAAACGGCTGTGTTGTAGCCTATAAAACGCCAcgatcacattcacacaacaAAATCTCCATTATTTGGAAGGCTCCATAGCTAGGCTATGTCCATTTGCCCTACCATATGGGAAATCTCCAATCTCCTTGACTGTAAATGTATTGTAGAAATATAAGGGGCTGGCCgtgatattttgttttatttatttagaatcaTTAGATTTATCGTAGTAGTTTGGTTCATGACCTGGTCAGGATAATCCACAAAAATCGAAGGGCTACCTACGTGGCTTCGACCGCTCCAGGTTTAATAACCACCTCGATTTTGTATTTGGACCCGGTCAGCAGCTTGATGGTCCGGGTCTGTCCAAACCTGGCGCCGTCGGACTTGAAGTGCACCGCCGAGTTGTTGGGAAGCATCTTCAAGGAAATGCCAATTTTGACGAGTTGAGGGACGTTGGCCATGTTTCCATATAGTTTATCAGCAGGGTCAGTGGGACTGAAGGGTGCGGGCGATGGTTTTTAGTGTCGATCAGCTCAGGTAGACGGAGAAATTCCGTGCAGAGAATAAATCCATACAGAGCGCACAGCGCAGGGATGGTGCTTCTGCACGTTGTAATCCTGTGTAGCAAATGCCTAATCCCAAccaatgctctctctctctctctccctctccatccctcccCACCACCCACTGTTTGCTCCTCTTTATAATTCTTAATTAGTCTATAGGCTAATTAAAGTGTTAGTTCACCTCTCTCGTTCTACAGTGCTGGGATTCTGCCGATTAAGGTTGTGGATTAGGCTACTTTAGTGGATCATGAGGACTGGGGCTAGcccaaacaataaaaaatagccaaacaaaaaaatattgaacaAAATAATTTAGCCTAAAAATTAGCGTAAAAGCAGTGGCCTAATTCAACAGACATACAACAGTAGAACATGTGTAGGCTATACAGCATTGACAGGCCTGCAGGGTCAACCAAAAACCTCGTTCGCAGCGCTGTgaagaaaggtctggcaaagcgtcTCAGGCAAAGCGACTAACCGAACACAGATGCCGATTACATCTCTActccgatttaaaaaaaaacatttttttgtattgcgCTTCAAAAAGGTAGCTATAGACTAGGCTACTTTGTTGAATTGAAAAGtgatttattctttttgttggatgatgcaaataataaataacaaaaaataatcataaaataaTTATATCTTCTTATTGATGAAACATAAAGTACATAATTATACAGCATCCAATCAGCAATCAGCCTAGCCGACTCTTCATAGCCTCTTATCAGGCTATTGCTGGATGGAGCCTGGATGGAGCCTGCTAACCACCCTCATACAAGGAGCTGAAGTAGGCCTGTAAAACCCAGAGTTTACGGTGCACGATTCTCCTACAGGCAGGAAACGAGAGCCCCTCTTAAACTAGCCATTAGCCTACCCTCCTCCGGGAAACGACTGTCGAGTGACATAAAGTGTCCAACCCATTCCTGAGGCAGCGAGGCAAGGTTAGCATTTCCGCTATAGCCTaacggttgttgttgtttttttgcagctgtGCTTGTTTCGCTATTTAGTGTTTCAATGCATGAGGTAAGGTGTGGAGACATAGGTGGGTTTTATCTTGAGGTAAAGTTAAGCTAACTAGcgttaaaacacaatttttaagAGTCTGTTTTTTGGAGTTTGCTACATTTTTACCGGACTCGCGCACCTAGCCTAAATTAGCTTGTATGTTGCTCGGGTAACATAGGGAGGAAACAATGAGTGGGACACGATGGTTCCAGGAATACTATAGGAAATTCCTATTGGTCATCAATATGATCATATAGAGTGGTATAATAACCtgatactattttttttttctttttcaaaaaaattaaagttcaACACAAGATGATAAATCCAGATGTCCAAAACCACATTCCTGGACTTGTTTCATACTGCTGTAATGCCAGTGTTTGACCACTAGAGGTCAGGCTTTGGTTACagcaggaaggaaaaaaaaaacatagtatatcTTGGTTAGAAAAGAAAATTCAGTAGGCTATGTGCTCGctgttgaaaataaataaattaataaataaaaaacgtgATGACGATGATGTCACCACGAGCTTTGGGTGGATGAAATCAAAGTGGGGAAAAAATTAACAAGTTAACTTTTTGCAAAAACTAGTTATGGATGGAAACAGAGAAACGAAGCAGGGGAAATGGGAATGATAGCCATTTTTAATAATTCTAATTAATTCCTCAGTGTGTTTTCTAAGTATCATTGTATGAATGCCAGATGAATTGAACTGAAATCATCCAGGCTGCTTCCATGCCTTCGTGTCAGTTGTAGGCTTATGGAAGCCTATTTAGTAACAGGTTGGAAAGACATagccacaaaaaaagaaaaagtaaactaTCCTCTCCATGGCTCATGCTGCCAGTAGAAAAAAAACCAGTGACGCAGCTATCATAATCAGAAAGTGTGTTCGGTTCCAGCAGGCCTAGTTTGACACCGACCAACACATCACCGTCTCTGCCGCTGAAGCCGATACAGTTCGATTCTCGGAATATGAACTGAACAGTATAACTCAACGTGGTGTTTAACCAATTTAGTGATAAGTTTTAGTTATGGGAACACATCGTATAAAAACCGTTTCATAATATTTTCAGTTACAGAAGCCATGCCCAATTCCTTCCTCAAGTCTGACCTCGGAAATAAACGCAAAAGAAAATAGATAGGCTACTTAATTTCTGTTTAGACGTGTTTCCTACGCATTAATGACAGATGAATGCAGTGTGTTGGCCTGTCATCGGGCAATTTCCTCGCCTGTGTTAAACCTGCGTCATCGGTGCATTGGTGTCTTTGACGTTTCGCCAATTAACATATATTGTATTATTCAAATAGAAAATCATAAATGTAGCCGCAACTTAGATGTCGAGAACACATAGGCCTACTAACGCAGTGGTTCTGGTACTGCTGGCTGTGATGCGCACTTCACTGTCCGATAAGTAAAAGAGATCATGGTTTGGGCAGCACCGGCAGTCTTCACACACTTTGACAGAAAGAAGCAAGACGGTGAGTGAGAGTGAATTGGGGGAGAACGGGAGGGTGGGAGAGCCCTCCCCCTGCCAAATGTCTCTATGGATCCACTCCTTCATAACCCCACTCTTCTCCAGCCTTGCGCAGATGGTCAACGTGTCCAAACCGGACTGTGAATCTGCTCACACGGCCACAAGATGACAAGATGAGAGCATATTAGAAGTTTAACTTTTCTGCCACTGCTATTTAGTGTCTAGTGAAAGCCAAAGTAGTCAAAACACCCAGCGCAAGAGCACTTGGCTACATATGAATGTCTGCCGGTCCCCCAGCGCACCGCGCTGGTGATGCCATGCCGCGAAGTCACACCGGCGATGAGAGCAGCGGCGCTGGGCTCTGGCTGAAGACCCCAACAGAACACCGGGCGCAGGGCTACGCACTGAAAGATGTGGAGTCTGGGCCGAGGACGATGAACAACGCGGTGCGGGTCGGTGACGGTCTCCTGTCTCCTTCCACGGCAGGTGCTGTGGGATCGGAGAGGAAGCAGGGTGCCCGGCTCAGCCTGTTGGGGAAGCCGCTGATCTACAGCGCGCAGAGCGGCCGCAGGAACGCGCGGTACCGGCGGTTCCAGAACTGCCTCTACAACGTGTTGGAGAGACCGAGGGGATGGGCTTTCATCTACCACGCTTTTGTGTGAGTACTTTCATTTGTAATCACAGTATAGCAGAGAGCTTTACAACTACTTcaaatcttttttcttcttctgttcgTTCTTTGCAATTGAATATCAGGCTCCTACATTTAAAAGCCGAATGTAAAGGAGATAAAGTATAAAAGAAATTGAATATTTCGTTTAAGGAGCAATAAAATGAAAACGTGCCAcctgttttgaaaaaaattaactgATTTAAGTTTTCATATTGCCTGTTGTTCACCTGATGATAATGACCAGCTGGAGTCATGGTGCACACACGTCAGGGTATTATGATGCAGTTGTGGTGTTCAAGGAAAAAGTTAATTAGAGCTGCAACTGACGATGATTTTCATTGTCGATATTTTCTCCATTTATTGATTGGTTGTTTGGTctattaaatgtcagaaaatcaGTGCCtaccaaagcccaagatgacgtcctcaaatggcTTATTTTGTCTACAACTCAAATATATTTAGTTTACATTCACATTTCAGAAGCTGCAGTCGGGACTAATCAATCAGTTGGTTTTCAAATTAGTTggcaattaattaattagttaactaattaatcaattaatctttgcagctctaaaattAAAGTTTTTGTGGAAACAATCACTCATTTACAATGTATTATATTCCTCGCTTGTTCTCTCTCACATATGCAAATTAATCTCTCTTCACCCCCCATGCATAGAAAGAATATGTatagaaacacattttctgaCAAGGAAAGATCTTTTATTGTTCCTAACTTTTTTTGATGATTGGTTTATCGATACATCACTGTATGTCAGTGCAGGAATTCTTTTAAATGTGATTGCCTGTTGCTCCAGCCTCAGTGTGCAAACACAGTACTGGAAACAGTTAGAATTTAACGACTTTGAACATGGACTACGGGTGTGTGTTCTGGTAGATGAAGATATTTTGCAATTTATAATGCACACCTATCTTATATTGGAGACCTAATTGCAAAAGACCTGCAAAGAGAATCATAAATCAGACAGAGTACATTATTAGGCCCCATCTCTTCCTGATCTTTACGTAACACTGGAAGCTCCAACAGATTTGGGGCTCTCAGAAAAGGTCACCACGCTGCCAACTGAAAAGGGTGAATGTATTATTAACTGCTACTCCCGTGCGTGATGTGGAGTCTTTCACCACTGGTTTGGACGGAGAGTGGCTCTGGGAAAAGTCCTGGAGGGATACTTTTAAAGCTGACATGTTTCATTTCTTAAATTCAAAACAGCCTTCAGCTGACCACAGTTGCTTCCTCTGGTGGGAAATAGCTTCTTCATAGCCAAAATTTCTGATTTTAATTatcctttcaaaacaaaaaatactgtaaatattgaGCTTGAGATTGCAGATTATTGCTAACATTTGGGCTGAGCTTTCCTGGTCTCTTTCCATGTCTGTCTAGCTAATAGGATTTGTTCTTTTGCCTGACTCTGTGTCCCAAGGGTGCTTGTCAACATGACACACGCTTACTGTAAACTGGATTAATCCACACCCGTTGTTATCTTGGTTGTGGTGAGATAGTTGCTTGGTCATATACACTGGTAATCTGCAAgatccttttctttttgctgtgCTGTTTCTGCGCTGCACGTCCAAGAGATCACCTGTCCATCAAACAGTGTTGCCGGTGCTGTGACTTGATGAAGTTTGCGTTTCCGTAAGTGACGCGCTTTTCTGTCTGCTCAGTGGTAGAAACTGTCAATGCGCATGTTaacatttgcttttttgtttatttgaaacACCTGGAAATGTATGCAATGCATCATTTGTCATATCCTGTGTGGCAGACAATGTTTCAGAGGAACATTTTCAGACTCAAGAGGGTTgagtgtctttgttttttatgattacatttattaatataaacatTTGGAAGATATTAACACAGGGAGTTGATGTTTCAGGAAAGAGCAGGCTCTGCCTTAACACAGCTGTGGTTATCCCAAAAGAATACACGCTTAAACTCACTTATACTCACTGTCTGCTTATCTAtctgtgtatacagtatatatacacaacatataCATATGCACTCTCTCTTTCACCCATGCACCAGCGTGCCCTCCAATCACTGCATGGCTGTAGTGATGAAACACCACATCCCTTCCTGTTTCAACTTCCAACAGTCTTGTTGGAAGAAGAAGGATGAAGTGGAGCTGTCAGAGGAGGGTCTACAAAGCCGGATGTTGACGTTTTTAGTTGCTCAGGCGGGACAGCTGAGGTCGCAGGGGTTAAGTTGTTACATCTGCTCACAACCACAgccttaaataaaatatatgagtGATATAAAGAAAACCTCTGTCAGATTAGGAAAATAATATCACATTGCAAGTAGATTGACAGAAAGCAtgagtgtgattttttttgtgctttgctGCATAAAGCAAATAGAATAATATTCCGATGAAAATCATAAATGGGAATGTGTCTACTGTACACATAAGTATATTTCAGGGCAGTTTGATTTACATGCATATTTTACGCTGTGATGCATTTTACGCCTAaatagactgtgtgtgtgtgtgtgtgtgtgtacacagatCCAGTGTCAGTAATGATAAATACAGCACCAGATAAAAAGATTGAACTCCCAATCAGCAATGAATGCTGGATTATTCCATCTACTAAAAAAACAGGTTTTGTCTTTTGAATGGATTTCACCATATAGGAACAATTTTATGGCCCCGAAGAAAAGCAAGAGACTACTTTGAAAATTCCCTAATTACCCCAAAATTTATCTTGATCTAGGAAAGCAGGTAAATGGAAGATGGAGAGGCCATAGGATATTTTCAACAGTCACAGTGAATGTACGACATCTTGACTAGAAGAGTTAGGAGGACACATTGTTTAGGTCTGATCTTGATCTAGACTGAAACTTCAGACTTGATGTGTTTTACAGACAATGTAGTTATTTTAATATGAGAGACGATTGCGTTGTTAACCACAGAAGAATATGTTTCACTTACATTTACATACTTTTCAGTGATATAAGTAATCTTATGGCTGGCTATTATATTATCTGTTTGTACTAATGCAGACGTCGTGGTCTGCCTTCAATTACAGTTATTTCAGTGTGTCACATGGCATTTAAGTAAATGGATTTCTTTTGTGGTCACTCCCTATCAGTCACTACGGTGGGTGTCAATGCAAAGTGGCAGGGAGGAGATaccacatatatacacacatgcttgTGCAGTGGCTTGCACACTTGCACATATAGCTATATGCAGACAACAAAGcaaaatgaaatacataaacatgcaaaaagacacaaaaacattcatatgTTTGTGCAGATCATAGTTGTAGACAAATGTGGTATGGCCACACATACAAACAGTCACAtggctacacacaaacacattcacacgtgGTAGGAGAtgaacaaacacacccacaaacaaaagaatgtacatgatttataaaagaGAATTTTCCTTTTGATCCTTTAATTAGTAAGCAGTTTTGCATAAACATAtgctgcattgtgtgtgtggaacCATGCTGTGAAAAGTGTCAGAAAACAGCTTTACAGTGCATGTGTATGAATGggcatttactgtatatttgaaaTCAATGTATGTATATTACTCTGTGTACTATATGACTCCCTGGTGTGCTGCTGATGGGCTGCAGGATAAATCATAAATCATCAGGATAAGCATCTGGGCTTTCCTCTTGCCAAATAGTGCTCCCACACTGAAAAACTGCTGGCATTAAGATTCAATCTCTTAATGAGATGGCGTGTGTTGGCCTAATCACATTTGCTGAAATGGGTTCCAGCCACAGTCTCCATTGTGTGCTATACTCAGAAGATGATTCCATtccgtgtttttgtgtgtatgagagCAGTGTTTCACCCAGTTTATctatctgtttttgtgtttcatgCAAGTATGACATGGCAATTGTCCATGCCCTAATGTTTGTATGCGTTTGTTCCTAATGTTTCTGCATCGGGAAAGTGGTTAGGAGCGTGTATTCAACAcataatttgtttgtgtgtgtgtgtgtgtgtgtgtgtgtgtgtgtgtgtgtgtgtgtgtgtgtgtgtgtgtgtgtgtgtgtgtgtgtgtgtgtgtgtgtgtgtgtgtgtaactgtgtgaggAGTGTGTAGATAAGAGCAGTCGTGCACAGCTAATTGATTGATTTGCgcaactgtttttgtgtttcatgCAAGTATGACATGACACTTGTCCATCCCctaatgtttgtatgtgtttgttccTAATGTTTCTGCATCGGGAAAGTGGTTAGGAGTGTGTATTCAAcacataatttgtttgtttgtttgtgtgtgtgtgtgtgtgtgtgtaactgtgtagaTAAAAAAAGAGCAGTCGTGCACAGCTAATTGATTGATTCGCGCACACGGTTTGGGTGCGTCAGTCATCGATCCCAGGGCCATTCTGGTCCATCGACAGGTAGCACATCAACCCAGCCTGACTACTTGCCACGAGGCTGATATGCTCTTTGTCAACCTCAGTCCAGTGTTATACTTTAACCACACAGGTTTGTTCAGCATCTGTGGAGCATTAATTGTCATCTTCAATTGGCTCTTTAAAGGGATTGtcactttatttctatttttttaacagccacatAGCTTTCACTAATAAGATTTGGGTATTACAGTATACACTGTCCTTATCAAATGCTTTGAACCTATGTCTAATTTTCTAAGTGTCCTCTCGTGGTTGTGTGAATAATACCTGGGGGGTGTATCATGTCACTGTGCTGTGACTGATAAGTTGAGTGGTTGGTTGTAATGGTTTGATTGGTCAACAATGTTCACCGAGGAACTACAGGACTATACGTCTGCTGTCTTGTCAAAAGGCTTTGATTACACTGATTATGTTTATGAAGCTCTTTTACGTCATGATGATTCTagttaaaaaatgatttaactTGTTTGTGTAATACACATTGGGTTAAAGTGTGATCTGGCAGGTGGGTTCAGAAAGAATTAATCTTAGCATCTCAACATCTTACCTATAGCACATCATGTAGCTATAGAACAACACTGTTTTATATCTATGGTGATAACACCACGCCAAAATTCCATTCTCAAATTTGAATTTAACACTAGGCTACTAGGATACTTTAAAAAAGGCTCTATCTACCACACAGCACTTAAATAAAACTCACTTTTACAGCTAATTCACCCGTTACACTCATTACTTCCAGGGGTTAAGTTTTCATTAAAACTAACTGGATGCCAAATTAATCAGAGCACACAAGGCCAAATCGCCTCCTAAGTTGCCACGTTGTAAAGgccacataaaaacacaacagggcTACACTCACCTACAGCTAACATCATGGAGAATAATAACGGCAGATCAGCATCACCGATCTGTTTTGACTGTATATGTTCTCTGGTCCAGCTCAGCTAAAAACACCGGATCTGCAGCATGTTactgtgttgttatttttcGCTCACCACCTAGCCTGTTTGTAACTGGTAGGCTACCAACAATGTGATCTCCCCCTGTTCAACTGATTTTAGCATATAGTACATGACTTTCCTGCTATTTTTACAGACGTGTCAACTACACTGTCAGTTTCCATGTTCATTGACTCAcgatgctgtttttttctgattcagTCGATACCCATCATGTGATTGGAAGAATTCAGTTGCGTAAAATGCCACCACCACTCCATTACTAGCTTCTATGATAAGGGGCCAAGTTGCATTACAGTGGCTGCAAGCAAAACCATACAAATAAACAATTCTTTCTAGatcttggtttaaaaaaacgaTCAAATGCAGGTTATCGCTTGACTGGAAGTTTAAATACTACTCGGTACTGGGTTAGTTTTGGTCAAAATATATTGAGT
This window of the Etheostoma spectabile isolate EspeVRDwgs_2016 chromosome 17, UIUC_Espe_1.0, whole genome shotgun sequence genome carries:
- the cnrip1b gene encoding CB1 cannabinoid receptor-interacting protein 1b; translation: MANVPQLVKIGISLKMLPNNSAVHFKSDGARFGQTRTIKLLTGSKYKIEVVIKPGAVEATSMSVGAVTFPLEQQSKDPQSVVYTGQYDTEGVAHTKSGERQPVQINIQFTEAGLFETVWQVKYYNYNKRDHCQWGNSFNSIEYECKPNDTRTLMWVNKEMFV